The following coding sequences are from one Salmo trutta chromosome 36, fSalTru1.1, whole genome shotgun sequence window:
- the LOC115176196 gene encoding NADH dehydrogenase [ubiquinone] iron-sulfur protein 5, with amino-acid sequence MPFIDLQGKLGINIDKWMLIQGGDQPYKRAPRCHAFEKEWIECADGIGQTRAKKECKLEFEDFYECMHREKTHKRLYEIRKQRDKMVKEGTYQTPAHHTGAQADDRP; translated from the exons ATGCCGTTCATCGACCTCCAGGGGAAGTTGGGCATCAACATAGACAAATGGATGTTGATCCAGGGTGGAGACCAGCCATACAAACGGGCACCCCGCTGCCACGCCTTTGAGAAGGAGTGGATCGAGTGTGCGGATGGCATTGGTCAGACCCGTGCCAAGAAGGAATGCAAGCTTGAGTTTGAGGACTTCTATGAGTGCATGCACAGAGAGAAGACG cacaAGAGGCTGTATGAGATCCGTAAGCAGAGGGACAAGATGGTGAAGGAGGGCACCTACCAGACCCCAGCGCACCACACCGGTGCTCAGGCTGATGACAGGCCTTGA